The following are encoded together in the Thunnus albacares chromosome 7, fThuAlb1.1, whole genome shotgun sequence genome:
- the rab3il1 gene encoding guanine nucleotide exchange factor for Rab-3A isoform X4 codes for MDAFEGIHSVQISSSPPSATSSSPGYEVLKAGRSGIAVYSSTVFFGTPGVLGQAAARHNKSSRETEEEGCAVGRLVDLDPEPEPRMEGGGQAGPTSGRDHGDLSRLRSSSLEIREKEIREKGSEILREQLDAAKKELKLKDKECERLSQVRNQLEQELEELTASLFEEAHKMVREANVKQAAAEKQLKEAQGKIDVLQAEVTALKTLVLTSTPSSPNRQLHPQLLSPGTRGAYKHVGGHIRNKSASGAFASSPGKPEPSSVPVQPVAKEDREMDSVLYAEFLMWREHPSLDRSSAFLSRIYREDIGPCLSFTRSELSQLVQSAVENNSLTIEPVAMSALPMVKASAIECGGPKKCALSGVSRLCRHRIKLGDKGSYYYISPSSRARITAVCNFFTYIRYIQQGLVKHDVEQMFWEVMRLRREMTVAKLGFYFTDQG; via the exons ATGGATGCTTTTGAGGGAATTCACAGCGTCCAGATTTCTTCTTCTCCACCGTCTGCAACTTCATCCAGCCCAGGATATGAAGTCCTCAAGGCAGGCAGATCTGGAATAGCAGTATATTCCTCGACCGTCTTTTTTGGGACACCTGGAGTCCTGGGACAGGCTGCAGCCAGACACAACAAGTCCAGCAGGGAAACTGAGGAGGAAGGCTGTGCTGTAGGAAG GTTGGTAGATCTGGATCCAGAGCCAGAGCccaggatggagggagggggcCAGGCTGGGCCCACCTCAGGCAGAGACCATGGTGACCTCTCCCGGCTCCGTAGCTCCTCTCTGGAAATCCGAGAAAAAGAAATCCGAGAGAAGGGCTCGGAGATCCTAAGGGAACAGCTGGATGCTGCAAAGAAG GAACTGAAACTAAAAGACAAGGAATGTGAACGTCTGTCGCAGGTCAGGAATCAGCTGGAGCAAGAGCTGGAAGAGCTGACCGCCAGTTTGTTTGAG GAAGCTCACAAGATGGTTCGTGAAGCAAATGTCAAACAAGCAGCAGCGGAGAAACAGCTGAAGGAGGCTCAGGGGAAG ATTGATGTTCTGCAAGCGGAAGTTACAGCTCTTAAGACTCTAGTGTTGACGTCCACGCCTTCTTCACCGAACCGCCAGCTGCATCCACAGCTGCTGTCTCCGGGTACCAGGGGAGCGTACAAACATGTCGGAGGTCACATCCGCAACAAGAGCGCGAGCGGTGCCTTCGCATCCTCACCTGGAAAACCTGAACCCTCCTCAGTTCCCGTTCAGCCTGTGGCCAAAGAAGACCGAGAG atgGACTCAGTTCTGTATGCAGAGTTTTTGATGTGGAGGGAACATCCGAGTCTAGACCGCTCCTCTGCCTTCCTGAGTCGGATCTACAGAGAAGATATTGGACCCTGCCTCTCCTTCACAAGATCTGAG TTGTCCCAGCTGGTGCAGAGCGCGGTGGAAAACAACTCTTTGACTATCGAGCCTGTGGCCATGTCAGCATTACCGATGGTTAAAGCCTCAGCGATTGAGTGCGGAGGCCCTAA AAAATGTGCATTAAGCGGCGTGTCGCGGCTCTGCCGACATCGCATTAAACTTGGCGACAAGGGGAGCTACTACTACATCTCTCCTTCCAGCAGAGCACGG ATCACGGCTGTTTGCAATTTTTTTACGTATATCCGCTACATCCAGCAGGGTCTGGTGAAACACGATG TGGAGCAGATGTTCTGGGAGGTGATGCGTCTCCGCAGAGAAATGACTGTGGCCAAGTTAGGTTTCTACTTCACTGACCAGGGCTAG
- the rab3il1 gene encoding guanine nucleotide exchange factor for Rab-3A isoform X5, translating into MEGGGQAGPTSGRDHGDLSRLRSSSLEIREKEIREKGSEILREQLDAAKKELKLKDKECERLSQVRNQLEQELEELTASLFEEAHKMVREANVKQAAAEKQLKEAQGKIDVLQAEVTALKTLVLTSTPSSPNRQLHPQLLSPGTRGAYKHVGGHIRNKSASGAFASSPGKPEPSSVPVQPVAKEDREPAVPALLSLILCLVPGQAVSMTYDPYWQEQGEGQGSDSRQMDSVLYAEFLMWREHPSLDRSSAFLSRIYREDIGPCLSFTRSELSQLVQSAVENNSLTIEPVAMSALPMVKASAIECGGPNGFRAAIETKCALSGVSRLCRHRIKLGDKGSYYYISPSSRARITAVCNFFTYIRYIQQGLVKHDVEQMFWEVMRLRREMTVAKLGFYFTDQG; encoded by the exons atggagggagggggcCAGGCTGGGCCCACCTCAGGCAGAGACCATGGTGACCTCTCCCGGCTCCGTAGCTCCTCTCTGGAAATCCGAGAAAAAGAAATCCGAGAGAAGGGCTCGGAGATCCTAAGGGAACAGCTGGATGCTGCAAAGAAG GAACTGAAACTAAAAGACAAGGAATGTGAACGTCTGTCGCAGGTCAGGAATCAGCTGGAGCAAGAGCTGGAAGAGCTGACCGCCAGTTTGTTTGAG GAAGCTCACAAGATGGTTCGTGAAGCAAATGTCAAACAAGCAGCAGCGGAGAAACAGCTGAAGGAGGCTCAGGGGAAG ATTGATGTTCTGCAAGCGGAAGTTACAGCTCTTAAGACTCTAGTGTTGACGTCCACGCCTTCTTCACCGAACCGCCAGCTGCATCCACAGCTGCTGTCTCCGGGTACCAGGGGAGCGTACAAACATGTCGGAGGTCACATCCGCAACAAGAGCGCGAGCGGTGCCTTCGCATCCTCACCTGGAAAACCTGAACCCTCCTCAGTTCCCGTTCAGCCTGTGGCCAAAGAAGACCGAGAG cctgctgttcctgctctcctctctctgattCTCTGCCTGGTTCCTGGCCAGGCTGTCAGTATGACCTATGACCCTTATTGGCAGGAGCAGGGGGAGGGGCAAGGGTCTGACAGCAGACAG atgGACTCAGTTCTGTATGCAGAGTTTTTGATGTGGAGGGAACATCCGAGTCTAGACCGCTCCTCTGCCTTCCTGAGTCGGATCTACAGAGAAGATATTGGACCCTGCCTCTCCTTCACAAGATCTGAG TTGTCCCAGCTGGTGCAGAGCGCGGTGGAAAACAACTCTTTGACTATCGAGCCTGTGGCCATGTCAGCATTACCGATGGTTAAAGCCTCAGCGATTGAGTGCGGAGGCCCTAA tgGCTTTAGGGCAGCAATAGAAAC AAAATGTGCATTAAGCGGCGTGTCGCGGCTCTGCCGACATCGCATTAAACTTGGCGACAAGGGGAGCTACTACTACATCTCTCCTTCCAGCAGAGCACGG ATCACGGCTGTTTGCAATTTTTTTACGTATATCCGCTACATCCAGCAGGGTCTGGTGAAACACGATG TGGAGCAGATGTTCTGGGAGGTGATGCGTCTCCGCAGAGAAATGACTGTGGCCAAGTTAGGTTTCTACTTCACTGACCAGGGCTAG
- the rab3il1 gene encoding guanine nucleotide exchange factor for Rab-3A isoform X1, producing MDAFEGIHSVQISSSPPSATSSSPGYEVLKAGRSGIAVYSSTVFFGTPGVLGQAAARHNKSSRETEEEGCAVGRLVDLDPEPEPRMEGGGQAGPTSGRDHGDLSRLRSSSLEIREKEIREKGSEILREQLDAAKKELKLKDKECERLSQVRNQLEQELEELTASLFEEAHKMVREANVKQAAAEKQLKEAQGKIDVLQAEVTALKTLVLTSTPSSPNRQLHPQLLSPGTRGAYKHVGGHIRNKSASGAFASSPGKPEPSSVPVQPVAKEDREPAVPALLSLILCLVPGQAVSMTYDPYWQEQGEGQGSDSRQMDSVLYAEFLMWREHPSLDRSSAFLSRIYREDIGPCLSFTRSELSQLVQSAVENNSLTIEPVAMSALPMVKASAIECGGPNGFRAAIETKCALSGVSRLCRHRIKLGDKGSYYYISPSSRARITAVCNFFTYIRYIQQGLVKHDVEQMFWEVMRLRREMTVAKLGFYFTDQG from the exons ATGGATGCTTTTGAGGGAATTCACAGCGTCCAGATTTCTTCTTCTCCACCGTCTGCAACTTCATCCAGCCCAGGATATGAAGTCCTCAAGGCAGGCAGATCTGGAATAGCAGTATATTCCTCGACCGTCTTTTTTGGGACACCTGGAGTCCTGGGACAGGCTGCAGCCAGACACAACAAGTCCAGCAGGGAAACTGAGGAGGAAGGCTGTGCTGTAGGAAG GTTGGTAGATCTGGATCCAGAGCCAGAGCccaggatggagggagggggcCAGGCTGGGCCCACCTCAGGCAGAGACCATGGTGACCTCTCCCGGCTCCGTAGCTCCTCTCTGGAAATCCGAGAAAAAGAAATCCGAGAGAAGGGCTCGGAGATCCTAAGGGAACAGCTGGATGCTGCAAAGAAG GAACTGAAACTAAAAGACAAGGAATGTGAACGTCTGTCGCAGGTCAGGAATCAGCTGGAGCAAGAGCTGGAAGAGCTGACCGCCAGTTTGTTTGAG GAAGCTCACAAGATGGTTCGTGAAGCAAATGTCAAACAAGCAGCAGCGGAGAAACAGCTGAAGGAGGCTCAGGGGAAG ATTGATGTTCTGCAAGCGGAAGTTACAGCTCTTAAGACTCTAGTGTTGACGTCCACGCCTTCTTCACCGAACCGCCAGCTGCATCCACAGCTGCTGTCTCCGGGTACCAGGGGAGCGTACAAACATGTCGGAGGTCACATCCGCAACAAGAGCGCGAGCGGTGCCTTCGCATCCTCACCTGGAAAACCTGAACCCTCCTCAGTTCCCGTTCAGCCTGTGGCCAAAGAAGACCGAGAG cctgctgttcctgctctcctctctctgattCTCTGCCTGGTTCCTGGCCAGGCTGTCAGTATGACCTATGACCCTTATTGGCAGGAGCAGGGGGAGGGGCAAGGGTCTGACAGCAGACAG atgGACTCAGTTCTGTATGCAGAGTTTTTGATGTGGAGGGAACATCCGAGTCTAGACCGCTCCTCTGCCTTCCTGAGTCGGATCTACAGAGAAGATATTGGACCCTGCCTCTCCTTCACAAGATCTGAG TTGTCCCAGCTGGTGCAGAGCGCGGTGGAAAACAACTCTTTGACTATCGAGCCTGTGGCCATGTCAGCATTACCGATGGTTAAAGCCTCAGCGATTGAGTGCGGAGGCCCTAA tgGCTTTAGGGCAGCAATAGAAAC AAAATGTGCATTAAGCGGCGTGTCGCGGCTCTGCCGACATCGCATTAAACTTGGCGACAAGGGGAGCTACTACTACATCTCTCCTTCCAGCAGAGCACGG ATCACGGCTGTTTGCAATTTTTTTACGTATATCCGCTACATCCAGCAGGGTCTGGTGAAACACGATG TGGAGCAGATGTTCTGGGAGGTGATGCGTCTCCGCAGAGAAATGACTGTGGCCAAGTTAGGTTTCTACTTCACTGACCAGGGCTAG
- the epx gene encoding thyroid peroxidase — translation MVYTHTMVQPNPHELLSEGDVENLLQVTGCSAELQRPSCPTDCLSERYRSITGECNNRQHPRWGAANVPYSRWLPPEYEDMWGTPRGWDPEHTYHNISLPPVRLVSQEVLFTHNDNISLDSTLSHLLVEWGQWIDHDMVLTPQSPSTAAFRTGADCTHTCSRDTPCFPIQIPLSDPRNGIQSCMPFFRSAPSCVERVRPHRHREQLNAITSFVDASMVYGSSTSQASALRNHSSPLGLMALNSRHSDQELAYMPFLPRLQAHLDPCGPRNSTTTGPSDRSAPQENITSCFHAGDSRANEHLGMIALHTLFLREHNRLVKELHLLNPHWSPDTLYQEARKIMGAIHQILTWEHYLPRVLGESAMSRLMPPYEGYDADVDPSIANAFAAAAFRFAHVTVQPVVSRLGPGYMANSQHPSLPLHHSLFASWRVVQEGGIDPVLRGLLLSPAKLQTPGQMMVEELTERLFQAQGGMPLDLGALNLQRGRDHGLPGYGSWRRFCGLSVPNTTSELAEILGNRTLAHKFQLLYGTPHNIDVWVGGISEPALPGGRVGPLLSCLLARQFRDLRDGDRFWWEREGVFTSTQRRHLHAVSLSRIICDNSHITHVPADAFSRTESPDAMLACSHPLIPHLDLSPWEEPDTDPNCGPIPRIQSGYSLLCNSVILYQCHSGFKLLGSSSVSCDPDSQQWSSAPPTCRDINECEEQNPSCPQNMECLNLPGSFICSEPSSLSAVSIVTAVIVVIGGTAVLVMIMICYRRYFPKKEELVSAGCCQGKS, via the exons ATGGTCTACACTCACACTATGGTTCAGCCCAACCCTCACG AGCTCCTGAGTGAAGGAGATGTGGAGAATCTGCTGCAGGTGACGGGCTGCTCAGCTGAGCTGCAGAGACCCAGCTGTCCCACCGACTGTCTGTCTGAGCGCTACAGATCCATCACAGGAGAGTGCAACAACAG ACAGCACCCCAGATGGGGGGCTGCGAATGTCCCATATTCCCGCTGGCTGCCTCCAGAGTACGAGGACATGTGGGGGACGCCCAGAGGCTGGGACCCAGAGCACACTTACCACAACATCAGCTTGCCTCCA gtgCGGCTGGTGTCTCAGGAGGTGCTGTTCACTCATAATGACAATATCTCTCTGGACTCCACTCTGTCCCACCTGCTGGTGGAGTGGGGCCAGTGGATAGACCACGACATGGTGCTGACACCCCAGAGCCCCAGCACAGCGGCCTTCAGGACAGGAGctgactgcacacacacctgcagccGGGACACACCCTGCTTCCCCATACAG ATCCCACTGTCAGATCCTCGCAACGGCATCCAGAGCTGCATGCCTTTCTTCCGCTCTGCTCCGAGCTGCGTCGAGCGAGTTCGCCCCCATCGCCACCGGGAGCAGCTCAATGCCATCACCTCCTTTGTGGATGCCAGTATGGTGTACGGCAGCTCCACCAGTCAGGCCTCGGCGCTGCGTaaccactcctctcctctgggcTTAATGGCCCTCAACTCACGGCACTCAGACCAGGAGCTGGCATACATGCCCTTCCTGCCTCGGCTGCAGGCTCACCTAGACCCCTGTGGCCCTCGCAACTCCACCACTACAGGGCCGTCGGACCGATCTGCACCACAGGAGAACATCACATCCTGCTTCCATGCTG GTGATTCAAGAGCCAATGAGCATCTGGGAATGATCGCACTGCACACACTCTTCCTGAGAGAGCACAACCGGCTGGTCAAAGAGCTACACCTGCTCAACCCTCACTGGAGCCCCGACACCCTCTATCAAGAGGCCCGCAAGATCATGGGAGCCATTCACCAG ATCCTAACATGGGAGCACTACCTGCCGCGGGTCCTCGGTGAGAGCGCCATGTCCCGTCTGATGCCTCCCTACGAGGGTTATGATGCTGACGTGGATCCCAGCATCGCTAATGCCTTCGCAGCTGCTGCGTTTCGTTTTGCCCATGTCACCGTGCAGCCAGTAGTATCCAGGCTGGGGCCGGGTTACATGGCTAACTCCCAGCATCCCTCGCTGCCTCTGCATCATTCACTGTTTGCCTCTTGGAGGGTTGTGCAGGAAG GTGGTATCGACCCCGTGCTGCGCGGTCTGTTGCTGTCTCCTGCTAAGCTGCAGACTCCGGGCCAGATGATGGTGGAGGAGCTGACAGAGCGGCTGTTTCAGGCACAGGGAGGGATGCCTCTGGACCTCGGGGCCCTTAACCTCCAGAGGGGCCGGGATCATGGCCTGCCTG GATATGGCTCGTGGCGAAGATTCTGCGGCCTCTCCGTTCCCAACACAACATCGGAGCTGGCAGAAATCCTGGGTAACCGAACTTTGGCTCACAAATTCCAGCTCCTGTATGGGACGCCACACAACATCGACGTGTGGGTGGGAGGTATCTCTGAACCTGCTCTGCCCGGAGGTCGAGTCGGACCGCTGCTGTCCTGCCTGCTGGCGAGACAGTTCAGAGACCTGAGAGATGGGGACAG GTTTTGgtgggagagagaaggagtgtTCACCAGCACCCAGAGGAGACACCTCCACGCTGTCTCCCTGTCCCGCATCATCTGTGACAACAGCCACATCACCCATGTTCCTGCCGACGCCTTCTCACGCACTGAGAGCCCAGACGCCATGCTGGCCTGTTCCCACCCACTCATCCCCCACCTCGACCTCAGCCCCTGGGAAGAACCAGACACAG ATCCCAACTGCGGTCCGATACCCAGGATTCAATCTGGCTACTCGCTGCTTTGCAACTCTGTGATTCTATATCAGTGTCACTCTGGTTTCAAGCTGCTGGGCTCTTCGTCTGTCAGCTGTGATCCAGACAGTCAGCAGTGGAGCTCCGCACCCCCAACATGCCGAG atATTAATGAATGTGAAGAACAGAATCCTTCTTGCCCACAAAACATGGAGTGCCTCAACTTGCCAGGTTCCTTTATTTGCTCAG AGCCCTCCTCGCTGTCCGCCGTGTCCATTGTCACTGCAGTGATAGTAGTGATTGGCGGTACGGCCGTGCTGGTGATGATCATGATCTGTTATCGAAG ATATTTCCCCAAGAAAGAAGAGTTAGTCAGTGCTGGATGTTGCCAGGGGAAAAGTTAA
- the rab3il1 gene encoding guanine nucleotide exchange factor for Rab-3A isoform X3 gives MDAFEGIHSVQISSSPPSATSSSPGYEVLKAGRSGIAVYSSTVFFGTPGVLGQAAARHNKSSRETEEEGCAVGRLVDLDPEPEPRMEGGGQAGPTSGRDHGDLSRLRSSSLEIREKEIREKGSEILREQLDAAKKELKLKDKECERLSQVRNQLEQELEELTASLFEEAHKMVREANVKQAAAEKQLKEAQGKIDVLQAEVTALKTLVLTSTPSSPNRQLHPQLLSPGTRGAYKHVGGHIRNKSASGAFASSPGKPEPSSVPVQPVAKEDREMDSVLYAEFLMWREHPSLDRSSAFLSRIYREDIGPCLSFTRSELSQLVQSAVENNSLTIEPVAMSALPMVKASAIECGGPNGFRAAIETKCALSGVSRLCRHRIKLGDKGSYYYISPSSRARITAVCNFFTYIRYIQQGLVKHDVEQMFWEVMRLRREMTVAKLGFYFTDQG, from the exons ATGGATGCTTTTGAGGGAATTCACAGCGTCCAGATTTCTTCTTCTCCACCGTCTGCAACTTCATCCAGCCCAGGATATGAAGTCCTCAAGGCAGGCAGATCTGGAATAGCAGTATATTCCTCGACCGTCTTTTTTGGGACACCTGGAGTCCTGGGACAGGCTGCAGCCAGACACAACAAGTCCAGCAGGGAAACTGAGGAGGAAGGCTGTGCTGTAGGAAG GTTGGTAGATCTGGATCCAGAGCCAGAGCccaggatggagggagggggcCAGGCTGGGCCCACCTCAGGCAGAGACCATGGTGACCTCTCCCGGCTCCGTAGCTCCTCTCTGGAAATCCGAGAAAAAGAAATCCGAGAGAAGGGCTCGGAGATCCTAAGGGAACAGCTGGATGCTGCAAAGAAG GAACTGAAACTAAAAGACAAGGAATGTGAACGTCTGTCGCAGGTCAGGAATCAGCTGGAGCAAGAGCTGGAAGAGCTGACCGCCAGTTTGTTTGAG GAAGCTCACAAGATGGTTCGTGAAGCAAATGTCAAACAAGCAGCAGCGGAGAAACAGCTGAAGGAGGCTCAGGGGAAG ATTGATGTTCTGCAAGCGGAAGTTACAGCTCTTAAGACTCTAGTGTTGACGTCCACGCCTTCTTCACCGAACCGCCAGCTGCATCCACAGCTGCTGTCTCCGGGTACCAGGGGAGCGTACAAACATGTCGGAGGTCACATCCGCAACAAGAGCGCGAGCGGTGCCTTCGCATCCTCACCTGGAAAACCTGAACCCTCCTCAGTTCCCGTTCAGCCTGTGGCCAAAGAAGACCGAGAG atgGACTCAGTTCTGTATGCAGAGTTTTTGATGTGGAGGGAACATCCGAGTCTAGACCGCTCCTCTGCCTTCCTGAGTCGGATCTACAGAGAAGATATTGGACCCTGCCTCTCCTTCACAAGATCTGAG TTGTCCCAGCTGGTGCAGAGCGCGGTGGAAAACAACTCTTTGACTATCGAGCCTGTGGCCATGTCAGCATTACCGATGGTTAAAGCCTCAGCGATTGAGTGCGGAGGCCCTAA tgGCTTTAGGGCAGCAATAGAAAC AAAATGTGCATTAAGCGGCGTGTCGCGGCTCTGCCGACATCGCATTAAACTTGGCGACAAGGGGAGCTACTACTACATCTCTCCTTCCAGCAGAGCACGG ATCACGGCTGTTTGCAATTTTTTTACGTATATCCGCTACATCCAGCAGGGTCTGGTGAAACACGATG TGGAGCAGATGTTCTGGGAGGTGATGCGTCTCCGCAGAGAAATGACTGTGGCCAAGTTAGGTTTCTACTTCACTGACCAGGGCTAG
- the rab3il1 gene encoding guanine nucleotide exchange factor for Rab-3A isoform X2, whose amino-acid sequence MDAFEGIHSVQISSSPPSATSSSPGYEVLKAGRSGIAVYSSTVFFGTPGVLGQAAARHNKSSRETEEEGCAVGRLVDLDPEPEPRMEGGGQAGPTSGRDHGDLSRLRSSSLEIREKEIREKGSEILREQLDAAKKELKLKDKECERLSQVRNQLEQELEELTASLFEEAHKMVREANVKQAAAEKQLKEAQGKIDVLQAEVTALKTLVLTSTPSSPNRQLHPQLLSPGTRGAYKHVGGHIRNKSASGAFASSPGKPEPSSVPVQPVAKEDREPAVPALLSLILCLVPGQAVSMTYDPYWQEQGEGQGSDSRQMDSVLYAEFLMWREHPSLDRSSAFLSRIYREDIGPCLSFTRSELSQLVQSAVENNSLTIEPVAMSALPMVKASAIECGGPKKCALSGVSRLCRHRIKLGDKGSYYYISPSSRARITAVCNFFTYIRYIQQGLVKHDVEQMFWEVMRLRREMTVAKLGFYFTDQG is encoded by the exons ATGGATGCTTTTGAGGGAATTCACAGCGTCCAGATTTCTTCTTCTCCACCGTCTGCAACTTCATCCAGCCCAGGATATGAAGTCCTCAAGGCAGGCAGATCTGGAATAGCAGTATATTCCTCGACCGTCTTTTTTGGGACACCTGGAGTCCTGGGACAGGCTGCAGCCAGACACAACAAGTCCAGCAGGGAAACTGAGGAGGAAGGCTGTGCTGTAGGAAG GTTGGTAGATCTGGATCCAGAGCCAGAGCccaggatggagggagggggcCAGGCTGGGCCCACCTCAGGCAGAGACCATGGTGACCTCTCCCGGCTCCGTAGCTCCTCTCTGGAAATCCGAGAAAAAGAAATCCGAGAGAAGGGCTCGGAGATCCTAAGGGAACAGCTGGATGCTGCAAAGAAG GAACTGAAACTAAAAGACAAGGAATGTGAACGTCTGTCGCAGGTCAGGAATCAGCTGGAGCAAGAGCTGGAAGAGCTGACCGCCAGTTTGTTTGAG GAAGCTCACAAGATGGTTCGTGAAGCAAATGTCAAACAAGCAGCAGCGGAGAAACAGCTGAAGGAGGCTCAGGGGAAG ATTGATGTTCTGCAAGCGGAAGTTACAGCTCTTAAGACTCTAGTGTTGACGTCCACGCCTTCTTCACCGAACCGCCAGCTGCATCCACAGCTGCTGTCTCCGGGTACCAGGGGAGCGTACAAACATGTCGGAGGTCACATCCGCAACAAGAGCGCGAGCGGTGCCTTCGCATCCTCACCTGGAAAACCTGAACCCTCCTCAGTTCCCGTTCAGCCTGTGGCCAAAGAAGACCGAGAG cctgctgttcctgctctcctctctctgattCTCTGCCTGGTTCCTGGCCAGGCTGTCAGTATGACCTATGACCCTTATTGGCAGGAGCAGGGGGAGGGGCAAGGGTCTGACAGCAGACAG atgGACTCAGTTCTGTATGCAGAGTTTTTGATGTGGAGGGAACATCCGAGTCTAGACCGCTCCTCTGCCTTCCTGAGTCGGATCTACAGAGAAGATATTGGACCCTGCCTCTCCTTCACAAGATCTGAG TTGTCCCAGCTGGTGCAGAGCGCGGTGGAAAACAACTCTTTGACTATCGAGCCTGTGGCCATGTCAGCATTACCGATGGTTAAAGCCTCAGCGATTGAGTGCGGAGGCCCTAA AAAATGTGCATTAAGCGGCGTGTCGCGGCTCTGCCGACATCGCATTAAACTTGGCGACAAGGGGAGCTACTACTACATCTCTCCTTCCAGCAGAGCACGG ATCACGGCTGTTTGCAATTTTTTTACGTATATCCGCTACATCCAGCAGGGTCTGGTGAAACACGATG TGGAGCAGATGTTCTGGGAGGTGATGCGTCTCCGCAGAGAAATGACTGTGGCCAAGTTAGGTTTCTACTTCACTGACCAGGGCTAG